A region from the Chionomys nivalis chromosome 22, mChiNiv1.1, whole genome shotgun sequence genome encodes:
- the Mymk gene encoding protein myomaker — MGAVIAKLLLPTLSSLAFLPTVSIAAKRRFYMEAMVYLFTMFFVVFSHACDGPGLSMLCFMRRDILEYFSIYGTALSMWVSLMALADFDEPQRSTFTMFGILTIAVRTFHDRWGYGVYSGPIGTAILIIAMKWLKKMKEKKGLYPDKSIYTQQIGPGLCFGALALMLRFFFEEWDYTYVHSFYHCALAMSFVLLLPKVNKKAGNAGDPAKLSFSTLCCTCV, encoded by the exons ATGGGGGCAGTTATAGCCAAACTGCTCCTACCTACGCTTAGCAGCCTGGCCTTCCTCCCCACCGTGAGCATTGCGGCCAAGAGGCGGTTTTACATGGAGGCCATGGTCTATCTCTTCACCATGTTCTTCGTGGTG TTCTCCCATGCCTGCGATGGACCCGGCTTGTCTATGCTGTGCTTCATGCGCCGCGACATCCTGGAGTACTTCAGCATCTATGGGACGGCGCTGAGCATGTGGGTCTCACTAATGG CCCTGGCCGACTTTGATGAACCACAGAGGTCAACCTTCACGATGTTCGGTATCCTCACCATCGCCGTGCGGACTTTCCATGACCGCTGGGGCTATGGGGTATACTCAGGCCCCATAGGTACGGCCATCCTCATCATCGCTATGAAGTGG CTGaagaagatgaaggagaagaagggTTTGTACCCGGACAAGAGCATCTACACTCAGCAGATAGGTCCCGGTCTCTGCTTTGGGGCACTGGCTCTGATGCTTCGCTTCTTCTTTGAG GAATGGGATTACACCTATGTCCACAGCTTCTACCACTGTGCCCTGGCCATGTCCTTTGTCCTGCTGCTGCCCAAGGTCAACAAGAAGGCTGGGAATGCGGGGGACCCCGCGAAGCTGTCCTTCTCCACCCTCTGCTGCACTTGTGTCTGA